The following are encoded in a window of Desulfovibrio oxyclinae DSM 11498 genomic DNA:
- a CDS encoding phage regulatory CII family protein has protein sequence MHNADLLPLLFALQDSTKHARSGMKAEQIAELMGIGYSTLMNKVAPNVHTHRLSLAEFSALIRYTQDDRLLSKFAAAHGYLIIPMPTGKVGNSEAARTAVQATARFGEVMRSFDHATDPDGPDGQRISDDELKKFQEAGLEAQSYLARFMEAVKTMREES, from the coding sequence ATGCACAACGCCGATTTGCTCCCCCTGCTTTTTGCCCTGCAGGACAGCACCAAGCACGCACGCAGCGGCATGAAGGCCGAACAGATCGCCGAGTTGATGGGCATCGGCTATTCGACCCTGATGAACAAGGTCGCGCCCAACGTGCACACGCACAGGCTGTCCCTGGCCGAGTTCTCGGCCTTGATCCGTTACACGCAGGATGATCGCCTGCTTTCCAAATTCGCGGCGGCGCACGGCTACCTGATCATCCCCATGCCAACGGGCAAGGTCGGCAACAGCGAAGCCGCACGCACGGCAGTGCAGGCTACCGCCCGGTTCGGCGAGGTCATGCGCAGTTTCGACCACGCGACCGACCCCGACGGCCCGGACGGCCAGCGCATATCCGACGACGAGCTGAAGAAGTTTCAGGAGGCGGGCCTTGAGGCGCAGAGCTACCTCGCCCGCTTCATGGAAGCCGTCAAAACCATGCGGGAGGAGTCATGA